A portion of the Fusobacterium nucleatum genome contains these proteins:
- a CDS encoding RloB family protein → MREKRRFAERTRISKEDRTIKKYFLVFEGNRTEGIYFNAINELKDKIGINPLIEIISIERTYTEEGWSNPKKILEQLLKDLEEIENGKFSYKTLVDKIIEIIMEDEKFFLKISKETSSKEIIEDIKNEIESLDSIVENIEEDCEFFLNMIIKNFFLTIEEIPNILETVLKNIENKQITYSEDIDKMCLIVDRDKKSFKEEQYNYVKEECKRKNFKFYVTNPCFEFWLLLHFDEVHSINREKLLENKRASSKVRYVESELKKYFPYNKNKYNAELLIEKIDLAIENEKRFCEDIEELKDKLGSNIGLLIKELKEK, encoded by the coding sequence ATGAGAGAGAAAAGAAGGTTTGCAGAGAGAACAAGAATATCTAAAGAGGATAGGACAATAAAAAAATATTTTTTAGTTTTTGAAGGAAATAGAACAGAAGGAATATACTTTAATGCTATAAATGAACTAAAGGATAAAATAGGGATAAATCCATTAATTGAAATAATTTCAATTGAAAGAACTTATACTGAAGAAGGTTGGAGCAACCCTAAGAAAATTCTGGAGCAATTATTAAAAGATCTTGAAGAAATAGAAAATGGAAAATTTTCATATAAAACATTAGTAGATAAAATAATAGAGATTATTATGGAAGATGAAAAATTTTTTTTAAAAATTTCAAAAGAAACCAGTTCAAAAGAAATTATAGAGGATATTAAAAATGAGATAGAATCTTTGGATAGTATAGTAGAGAATATTGAAGAGGATTGTGAATTTTTTTTGAATATGATAATAAAAAATTTTTTTTTGACAATAGAAGAAATACCAAATATATTAGAAACAGTTCTTAAAAATATAGAAAATAAACAAATAACCTATTCTGAAGATATTGATAAAATGTGTCTTATTGTAGATAGAGATAAAAAAAGTTTTAAAGAAGAACAATATAATTATGTTAAAGAAGAGTGTAAAAGGAAGAATTTTAAATTTTATGTAACTAATCCTTGTTTTGAATTTTGGTTATTATTACATTTTGATGAAGTTCATTCAATAAATAGAGAAAAATTATTAGAAAATAAGAGAGCTAGCTCAAAAGTTAGATATGTTGAATCGGAGTTAAAAAAATATTTTCCTTATAACAAGAATAAGTATAATGCAGAACTTCTGATAGAAAAAATTGATTTAGCAATAGAAAATGAAAAAAGATTTTGTGAAGATATTGAGGAACTTAAAGATAAGCTAGGAAGTAATATTGGACTATTAATTAAAGAATTGAAAGAAAAATAG